The DNA region CCGGCGAGCGGCGACGTCGTGCTGCTCTCCTCGGGCAACGCCGGTACGGCGACCGAACGCTCCGTGCTCCAGGGGCGGGTGGACCCGGCGCACGGGCGGCGGGCGTACGTCCAGCGCAGCACGGACGACGGGCGCGGTTTCTCCGCGCCCGAGGACATCACCGCCTCGGTCAAGCGGCCCGACTGGCGCTGGTACGCCACCGGCCCCGGGCACGCGCTCGCCCTCACCCACGGCCGGTACGCGGGCCGGCTCGTCGTCCCCGCCGACCACTCGGCCGCGCCGCCGCCCGGCTCCACGGACACCGGCCGCGAGCCGCGCCACTACGGCGCGCACGCCCTGCTCAGCGACGACGGCGGCCACAGCTGGCGGATCGGCGCCGCGGACGAGTCGTACGACGGAGGCGTCAACAGCAACGAGTCCACGGCGGCCGAACTCCCCGACGGCAGCCTCTACTTCAGCACCCGCGACCAGCTCGGCGACGCCCCCGGCCACCGCGCCGACAGCCGTTCGGCCGACGGCGGCGCGAGCCTGGAGCGCCCGTACGCGCCGCAGCCCGCGCTCGCCGCCGTCCCCGTGGTGCAGGGCAGTCTGCTGTACGTGTCCGGGCCGGGGCCGGGGCGGCCCGGGCTGCTGCTGTTCTCCGCGCCGTCGGTGCCGGACCGGCGCGCCGCCGAGGCGCTGTGGACCAGCGCCGACGGCGGCCGCGCCTTCACCCGGGCGCTCACCCTGTCACCGGCCCCCGCCGCGTACTCGGACCTGGTGCGGGTGGACGCGGGGACGGTCGGCGTGCTGTACGAGACGGGGGTGCGCGGCCCGTACGAGTCGATCGCCTTCCGGCGCGTCCCGCTGGCCCGGCTCGGCCGATGACTCAGACGCCGGGTATCTCCCGGGCCCGGAAGGCGTCGCGGACCGCGTCGGCGGCGGCCTGTCCGTACATGCTCCGGGCGGTCGCGACGGTCTGGGCCGCCGCGGCCGAGAAGGAGGTGTCGGGGGCGAAGCCGAACTGGGCGTTGACGATGATCCGGTCGGCGGTACGGGCGCCGAGCGCCGTGCGGATGTCCCAGAGCGCGCGGGACCAGATCTCGCCGTCCGCGTGGACCTCGCCGACCCGGTCGGCGTAGACCTTGGTGCCGTCCAGGCGCCGCAGGCAGTGCGGGGCGCCGCTGTACATGACGGAGTCCCAGTCGCCGACGCAGGCGAGGTCGGTGCGCACCGGCCAGCCGTGGCGGGTGGCGGCGTTCGTGCCGACGGCGACGGCGAGGTAGTCGCCGAAGGCCTCGCCGATCGCGCCGGCCTCGGCGGAGGCGCCGAAGCCGGGCACCTGGGCCTCGTGCACGGCGTGCCCGTACTCGTGGACGATCACCTCGGCGTCCTCGGCGTCGTCGACGCCGCCCTTGCCGAAGCGGATCTCGTCCTTCTTGTCGGTGAAGAAGGAGTTGTCGGCGCCCCACTGGTTGATCCGCACGGGCTGCACCCGGTCGTTGGCGCCGGGGAGTTCGCTGCCGAAGCCGAGGCCCTGGAGGTAGTCCTGCGCCTCGTTGACCCAGAAGTACGCCATGACCTGCTCGAACTGGTCGTCGTGCCGGTCGTACGAGCCGATGTCGGCGACCTTCGCCGAGGCGCCGGTGTCGGACCGGACGGAGGCCCAGCGGCCGGAGAGGCCGCCGCTGCCGTCGAGGTTGCGCAGCTCCGCGAGCGTGTAGGCGGAGGCGGGGACCGCGGTGGCGGAGTCCTTGGCGTCGGTGAGCGACTGGTCGCCCGTGGACTGCACAGGGTTGACCATGAAGATGCGGGCCTGGGGCCCGGCGGAGTGCGGGGCGGTGTCCGCGGCGGCGGCCGGTCCGGCCAGTCCCGCGGGGGCGATCAGCGCCACGGTGGCGGTGGCCGCGGCGATCAGGCCGCGGGATGTGCGGCGAGCCATCAACGTCCTCCCGGTGTGGGATGCGAGGTGAGGGTGAAGGGGTGGTGCCGACGTGCGGGCGTGATCATCGCGCACGGCACCACCCCGCGTCGAGGGCTTGGAGGTACGGATCCGCTTCGGTTCAGGGCAGCAGTGCGGGTTCGGCGTCGCGGGCGAGCGCGTGGGCGAACTCCGGCCACCAGGCGCCGGCGGGCGGGTCGACCACTCCGTACACCGGGTCGGCGGGGCCGGTGGTGCCGCGGGTGCAGCTGCCGTCGGAGTCGCCGATGGTCTTCACGTACAGATAGGCGTCGACGAGCGGCTGTCCGGTGTCGGCGGTGGGGCGCGGGCCCATGCCGCGGCCGGGCGGGTTGCACCAGGTCTCGGGGTCGGGGTACGTGCCGGCGGCGGGCTTCCAGGGGCCCTTGCCGTTGCGGCTGGTGTCGACGACGAAGTGGGCGAGTTCCGTGGTGGCGGGCTGACCGACGGTCTGGTCGTACCAGGCGTCGGTCCAGTGCCAGGTGGTGGGGTCGTCGGCGGAGACGGCGTTGCCGGGGCTGCCGTCGTTGGGCGCGGCGGCGGAGTAGTACTGGCTCGCGCACCAGTCGGTGTGGCCGCGGCCCCAGTCGGGGCCCTGGGTGGCGAACCAGACGCACTTGGCCAGCCAGCCGCCGTAGCGGGTCTGGTGGTCGGTGGGCTGGAAGTTGGAGACGTTGAGCGCGAAGCCGTCGGCGCGGTCGACGCCGGCGTCGATCAGCCGCTGGGCCATGTCGCCGACGGCGCGCCACTGGCTGTTGCCGGCGTCGAGGTAGACGAGGGTGCGGGGGTGTTGCTTGAGCGCGGTGACGGCGAAGCCGAGGTCGGCGAGGCGGGCCCTGGTCAGCTCGCCGGTGGGGTCGCCGGTGCCGGCGCAGTCCTTGGGGAGCGCGCCGAGTCCGTCGGGTTCGAGGAGGACGACGGCGGGGCCGTCGCCGATGCCGTCGGCGAGCGCGGTGACCCACTCCCGGTAGGCGGTGGAGGACGCGGCGCCGCCGCCGGAGTACAGGCCGCAGTCCCGGCCGGGCACGTTGTACGCGACGAGGACGGGCACCTGTCCGGCTGCGCCGGCGCGTGCGCCGAGCGCGGCGGCGTCCGTGCGCGCCTGTTCGGGCGTCCCGCCGGTGAACCAGGCCGCCTGCGGCAGGGCGGCGAGGCGGGTCATCCGGGCGGCGTCGTCCGTGTCCCCGGCCGCCGCGTCGGCGACGGCCTGCCGGGCGGCGCCGTTGTCGGGCTCCACATAGAACCGGGTCGTCGGCGTGAGGGTGGGCGTGACCGGCTCCTCGGCGCGCGCCGCCGGTCCGCCGGCCGCCCAGGCGGCGCAGACGGCGAGTGCCGTCACGAGTCCGGCGGTGCGCCGATGCTGTCCCGGTCTCCGGTCCGTCTTCCGGTCCGTCTTCCGATCCGTCTGCATGTGGCCTCCCTCGGCCTCCCCCGACACGGTCGCGAGCAGCCTAGGGGTTTTCGATCTTCGACGGGGGCGGAATGCGGGCCTCCTCCGGCGCGGGCGGCGCGCGGGGCGCTCACTCCTGCCGGCTGCTCTCGTCCCTCAGCCAGGTGTCGAAGTCGCGCGCCCTGATCGCCTTGCGCGCGCCCCTGCGCGCCGTGAGCGCCGCCGACAGGAAGACGAGCATCGCGGGGAGCAGGGTGGGTTCGGCGCGCAGCAGGGCGCGGAGGTCGCCGAGGCCGGTGCGGGCGGTGGGCGGCGGGGCCGGGGTGGTGGGGGCGGCGGCGATGGCGGCCGGAGTGGGAGATTCCACCGACTCCCGCTGCCGCTCCTCCAGTTGGGCCGTCGAGGTGGCCGCGCGGACCCGGCGGCGGATCAGGTCGGGCCAGGTGCGCGGCGGGCGCACGACGACCCTGGCGGCCGGGACGACGGCGCGTTCGGCGGGCGCGAAGGCGAGGGACGCGGCGAGGTCGTCGGCCATCAGCGGCGGGAGCGCGGCGATACGGGCATGGCCCTCGCCGGTCATGGCGATCACCCCGCGCCCGAACAGCCCCTCGCGCACGGCGGGCAGCCGCTGCCAGACCCGGTAATAGGCCCGCACCCGCCAGGAGCAGCCGGTCATCGGCAACTCGCGCTCGGGCGCGGCGGCGAGCACAGCGCCGGGGCCGGAGAGTGCGGCGGTCAGCGCACGCACGTCGGCGGCGCCGAGTTCCACGTCGGCGTCCACGTACACCCGGGGGAAGCCCTCGGCGTGCCGGTCGCCGAGGCGCAGGGCCTCGTGCTTGGACGGGACGGGGGTCTCGACGACGCGGACCCCGGGGCCGCGGGCGGTGGCGACGGCGGCGGTGCCGTCCGTACAGCCGTTGGCCACGACGAGGATGTCGAACTCCCCCTCGCCGGCGCCGTCCAGAAGGCGGTCGAGCAGCCGGCCGAGGGTGCGTTCCTCGTTGTGCGCGGGGATCACGATGCTGGGCACGGGGACAGTATGACCAAGGAGTCCCACTCTTCCCACTCTTACAGTTCCTTCAACTATCGGTAGGAGTTTCACACAACTCCTGGATGGCCTGCCCCAGTTGGTCTAGATTGAGCGCTGCCGGATCCGCTCGGTCGAAACAATCGTCCCGGGCGGATTCTGCGTCCTGTGCGGACCCGGCCGTGGCTGGGGAGACTTGCGACCTCGGTCCGCACCGTTCAGTCAGGCGGAAGAGCCGCGCACCCTCGTCGACCGTCGCCGCCCTTCCCCTGCCCGTGAGTCGTGCGCTCGCCGGGCGAATCGGGGGGAAGTGGCGCGGGGGTTCAACGGGGTGCGCGCGAAGCGCCCTTGGGGGGAATGGATGACCGTCCTGCCGGTCACGCATGAGCGGCACCGTGTCGAATCCACACATGTCGACCTTCCTCTCCGCCCGTGGTGGCGGAGAAGACACCAGCTCGCGCTGCTCGCCGCGGACTCCGCGGCGGCGGGCCTCGCCGCACTCTTCGTGCTGCGCGCGGGCGGTCACTGGCCGGCCGTGGCGGCGCTGCCGCCGGCCTGGGCGGCCGTGCTGCACGCCCACGGCGGTTACGCGCGGGGCCCGTTGGGCTCCGGCACCGAGGTGTACCGGCGGGTGCTGCGCGGCGCGCTCGTCCTTCCGGCGCTCGCGGCCGTCCTGGGCTGGGGCCTGGGCCGCGATCCGGACCTGATGTACGAGATGATCCTGGCCGCACCGGTGGCCGCGGGGCTCTCGCTGGGCGTCCGGTACGCCCTGCGGCGGCGGCTGCGCGGGCACTGGGCGCGCGGCCGGGGCCGTACCACCGCCGTCCTGGTCGGCCCGTCGGCCGGGGTGGCCGAGCTGCTCGCCGCCCTGCTCCGGGACCGGCTGCCGGGCGCGCCCCCGGGCTCCGTGCTCCAGGGCATGGACATCGCCGGGGTGTGCCTGACGGACCCGGTGAACGCCGCCGAGGTGGACCGCTACGACGTGCAGGTGCTCGGCGGGGTCGACGAAGTGCCCGGTGCGATACGGATGTTCGGAGAAGCGACGGCCGTCGTGGTGCTGCCGTCGGCGGAGATCGACGCGCCGCTGCTCCGCCGGCTCGCGTGGAGCACGGCGGCCGCCGGGGGCGACTTCCTGATCGCCCCGGCCTTCGGCGACGTGGCCGCGTCGCGCCTTGAGGTGCGGCCGGTCGGCGGGGTGCCGCTGATCCACGTACGGGCGCCGCGCATGTCACGCCTTTCCCGGCTCCCGAAGGAGCTGGCCGACCGGCTGGTGGCGGCGGTGCTGCTCCTGCTCCTTTCCCCGCTGATGTGCGGGGTGGCGCTCGCCGTAAGGCTCGGCAGCAAGGGTCCGGCGCTGTTCCGGCAGGTCCGGGTGGGGCTGCACGGCAAGCAGTTCACGATGCTGAAGTTCCGGACGATGCGGCCGGACGCGGAGGCCCGCCGGGCGGAGCTGGCGCACGCCAATCACAACAGCGACGGTCTGCTGTTCAAGGTGCGCGACGATCCGCGGGTGACCCGGATCGGGGCCACGCTGCGCCGCTACTCGCTCGACGAACTGCCGCAGCTGTTCAACGTGCTGAGCGGGCGCATGTCGCTGATCGGTCCGCGGCCGCCACTGCCCGAGGAGGTCGCGGGCTACACCCACGAGGTGCGCCGCCGGCTGCTCGTGAAGCCCGGGCTCACCGGTCTGTGGCAGGTCAGCGGGCGCTCCGACCTGCCGTGGGAGGAGGCGGTCCGCCTCGACCTCGCGTACGTGGACAACTGGTCGCTCCGCCTGGACGCCGAGATCCTGCTGCGCACCGGCCCCGCCGTGGTCCGCGGCACCGGCGCCTACTGACCCCCGGGCGCCCCGCCCGCCCCGTATCACCCCGGCCCGCCCCGTACTCCCGCCGTCACGGAAGACCGTCCCGACGAGAGTCCAGAAGACCCGCCCGTCCCGATCCGCCCACCCTGTATGGAGGGGAACACGTTGAACGAAGCCGACCGACCCGACGAGCGGCTGGGAGTCGCCGTCATAGGCGCCGGCTACTGGGGACCCAACCTGGTGCGCAACTTCCAGGCCAGCGACCGGTTCCGGCTGCGCTGGCTGTGCGACCTCGATGTCGCGCGCGCCGAGCGGGTCCTCGGCGGGTACTCCACCGTGCGGGCCACCGCCGACTACGCGGCGGTGCTCGCCGACCCGGAGGTCGCCGCGGTCGCCGTCGCCACCCCGGCCGGCACCCATCTGGACGTGGCGCTCGCCGCGCTGCGCGCCGGGAAGCACGTCCTGGTCGAGAAGCCGCTGGCCACCACCTACGCCGACGGGGCGCGGCTGGTCGCGGAGGCCGAGGAGCGCGGGCTGACCCTGATGTGCGACCACACGTACTGCTACACCCCGGCCGTGGCGAAGATCCGCGAGCTGGTGCACCAGGGCGCGCTCGGCGAGATCCACTACGTGGACTCGGTGCGGATCAACCTCGGCCTGGTGCAGAAGGACATCGACGTGCTGTGGGACCTGGCCCCGCACGATCTGTCGATCCTGGACTTCATCCTGCCCGAGCACGTGGAGCCGGTGGCGGTCGCCGCGCACGGCGCGGACCCGATCGGCGCGGGCCGGGACTGCATCACGTACCTCACGCTGCAGCTGAACACCGGGGCCATCGCGCATGTGCACGTGAACTGGCTGTCCCCGACCAAGGTGCGCACCACCATGGTCGGCGGCGCCAAGCGCACCCTGGTCTGGGACGACCTGAACCCGGCGCAGCGCCTCGCGGTCTTCGACCGGGGCGTGGACCTGACCACGCCGCAGGACCTGGGCGCGGACGAGCGCCGGGAGGCGCTGATCTCGTACCGCAGCGGCGACATGGTCGCACCGGCGCTCGGCGAGAAGGAGGCGCTGCGCGGCATGGTCGACGAGTTCGCGGCGGCGATCACCGAGGGCCGGGCGCCGCTGACCGACGGGCGGGCGGGCCTCAGGGTCCTGGACATTCTGGAGGCGGCCTCGCGGAGCCTGGAGTTCCGCGGTGCGGTCGTCGGTCTGCGGACCGGTGGTGACCGGGCACTGCCCGCACTGCCGACACCGCGGGACGGGTCTGCGAAGAACGTGAACGAAGCGGCGGGAGAACGGCGTTGAGCGACTTCGAGGGCAAGCGGATCCTGGTCACCGGCGGTGCCGGGACGATCGGCTCGCATGTGACGGACCTGCTGGTCGAGGGGGGTGCGCGCGAGGTGGTCGTGCTCGACAACTTCGTGCGCGGCCGGCGGGCCAATCTGGCCCGGGCGATGGCGAGCGGCCGGGTGGAGCTGGTCGAGGGCGACATCCGGGACGCGGCGACGGTGCGCCGGGTGACCGAGGGCGCCGATCTCGTGTACCACCTGGCGGCGATCCGGATCACCCAGTGCGCGGAGGAGCCGCGGCTCGCCAACGAGGTGATGGTCGACGGCACGTTCAACGTCCTGGAGGCCGCGGCGGCGGCCGGGGTGGGCAAGGTGATCGCCTCGTCCTCGGCCTCGGTCTACGGTCTGGCCGAGTCGTTCCCGACGACCGAGCGCCATCACCCGTACAACAACGACACCTTCTACGGGGCGGCGAAGGCCTTCAACGAGGGCATGCTGCGCAGTTTCCACGCGATGTACGGCCTGGACTACGTGGCCCTTCGCTACTTCAACGTGTACGGGCCGCGGATGGACATCCACGGCCTGTACACCGAGGTGCTGATCCGCTGGATGGAGCGGATCGAGGCGGGCGAGCCGCCGCTGATCCTGGGCGACGGCACGCAGACGATGGACTTCGTGGACGTCCGCGACATCGCGCGCGCCAACATCCTGGCCGCGCGGCCCGAGTTGACCGACGAGGTGTTCAACGTGGCCTCGGCGACCGAGACCTCGCTTCGGGAGCTCGCGGACGCGCTGCTCGACGTGATGGGCTCGGACCTGGAGCCGGTGCACGGCCCGGCGCGCGCGGTCAACGGCGTGACGCGGCGGCTCGCGGACACCACGCTCGCCGAGGAGCGGCTCGGCTTCAAGGCCGAGATCGATCTGCGGACGGGTCTGAAGGACCTGGTCGACTGGTGGCGGGCCGAGAAGGGCGCGACCGCGACGGACGCCGACCGGGCGGCCGCGCGGCCGGTGAAGATCCCGGTGATGGTGCCGTGGCTGGGCGAGGAGGAGGCGACGGCCGCCGCCGACGCCGTGCGCTCCGGCTGGGTCGCGCAGGGGCCGCGGGTCGCCGCCTTCGAGCAGGCCTTCGCCGAGCGGGTCGGCGCCGCGCACGGCGTGGCCGTCAGCTCCTGCACCACCGCCCTGCACCTGGCGCTGGTCGCGCTCGGCCTGGGCCCCGGGGACGAGGTGATCGTCCCCTCGCTGTCCTTCATCGCCACCGCCAACGCCGTACGGTACGTGGGCGCCGCACCGGTCTTCGCCGATGTCGACCTGGCCACCGGCAACCTCACGGCGGCGACCGTGGACGCGGTCCGCACCGCGCGCACCAGGGCGGTGCTCGTCGTCCACCAGGCCGGGGTGCCGGCCGATGTCGCGGCGCTCCGGGCGGCCTGCGAGGGCTGGGGGCTGCCGCTGGTCGAGGACGCGGCCTGTGCGATCGGCTCGACCGTCGACGGCGGGTCCGTCGGCCGGGGCGCGCTGCTCGCCGCCTGGTCGTTCCACCCGCGCAAGCTGCTCACCACCGGCGAGGGCGGCATGGTCACCACCGACGACGCCGAGTGGGCGGCGCGGCTGCGGCGGCTGCGCGAGCACGGCATGAACGTGTCGGCGGCCGACCGGCACGCGAGCGGCAAGCCCGTCCTGGAGAGCTATCTGGAGACCGGGTTCAACTACCGGATGACCGACATCCAGGCGGCGGTCGGCCTGGCCCAGCTGGAGAAACTGGACGCGCTGGTGGCCCGGCGCCGCGAACTGGCGGCCCGATACACGGAGTTGCTGACGGACCTGCCGGGCCTGCGGCCGGTGCGGGACCCGGAGCACGGGACGGGGAACTTCCAGTCGTACTGGGTGCTGCTCGACACCCGCTTCCCGGTCGGCCGCGACGAACTCCTCGCCCGGCTCGCCGAGTCGGGGATCTCGGCGCGGCGCGGCATCATGGCGAGCCATCTCGAACCGGCCTACGCCGGGCACCCGGCCGGGCCGCTGCCGGTCACCGAGCGGATCAGCCGCGACTCGCTGATCCTGCCGCTGTTCCACACGATGACCGAGGAGCAGCAGGACCGGGTGGTCGCGGCGCTGCGGGAAGCGGCGGCGGGTCGGTGACCGCACGGCTCGTGATCATCGGTGCGGGCGGGTTCGCGCGGGAGACCGCGCAGGCCGCCCGCGCCGCCGGCCTGCCGCTCGCGGGTCATCTGGACGACGATCCGGCGCTGCACGGCGCCGAGGTGGACGGGGTGCCGGTGCTCGGCGGCACCGGGCTCGTGCCCGAGCTCCCGGACGCCTCGTTCGTGGTGTGCGTGGGCAGCCCCCGCGACTACGCCTCCCGGGCCCGGATCGTCGCCCGCCTCGGCCTGCCCGAGGAGCGCTACACCACGGTGGTGCATCCGACCGCCGCCGTCTCGGCGAGCTCGGTGCTCGGCCCCGGCACGGTGCTGCTCGCGCACACCGTCCTGACGGCCGCGGTGACGGTGGGCCGGCATGTGGCGGTGATGCCGCACACCGTGCTCACCCACGACGACGTGCTCGGCGACTTCGCCACCCTCGCCTCGGGCGTACGGCTCGGGGGCACCGTCCGGGTCGGCACCGGCGCCTATCTCGGGGCGGGCGCGATGGTCCGCGAGGGCACCGCGGTCGGCGCCTGGTCGCTGGTCGGCATGGGCTCCGTGGTCCTCGCCGACCTGCCGCCGGGCGAGGTGTGGGCGGGCTCGCCCGCCCACCGCCTGCGCACCGCGCCGCCGCCCGCGCTCGAACAGCTCGCGGCGCACGACACCGTCGCCGCCGCCCCACCCGTACCGGCTCGAGGAGCGAACCGCTGATGAACCACATTCCCCTGGTCGACCTGAAGGCGGCGCACGCGGAGGTCGAGGCCGAGATACGCGCCGGCTTCGACCGGGTCCTCGCGAACACCGCCTTCATCGGCGGCGAGGAGGTCGCGGAGTTCGAGCGCGAGTACGCCGCGTTCGGCGGGGTCGCCCATGTGGTCGGCGTCGCCAACGGCACCGACGCCCTGGAGCTGGCGCTGCGGGCGAGCGGGGTCGGCGCGGGCGACGAGGTCGTGCTGCCCGCCAACACCTTCATCGCCACCGCCGGGGCGGTGGCCCGCACCGGCGCCCGGCCGGTCCTGGTCGACTGCGCCCCCGACACCCTGCTCATCGACACCGCCGCCGCGCTCGCCGCGGTCGGCGAGGCCACCCGGGCGGTGGTGCCGGTGCATCTGTACGGGCAGTGCGCGGACGTCGCCGCGCTCGCCGCCGGCCTGCCGGAGCGGGTGCGGATCGTGGAGGACGCGGCGCAGAGCCAGGGCGCGAGCCGCGCCGGGCGCACCCCGGGCAGCGGCGGCATCGCCGCGACCAGCTTCTACCCGGGCAAGAACCTCGGCGCGTACGGCGACGCGGGCGCGGTGCTCACCGACGACCCGGAGGCCGCGGCCCTGGTGCGGGCCGTCGCCAATCACGGCGGGGTGGCGAAGTACCGGCACGACGTGCCCGGGTTCAACAGCCGGCTCGACGGTCTGCAGGCCGTCGTGCTGCGGGCCAAGCTGCGCCGGCTCGCGGCCGGCAACGAGGCCCGGCGGACGGCGGCGGCCCGTTACGACGAGCTGCTCGCCCCGCTCGCGGAGGCCGGCCGGGTGGTCCTGCCGGTCACCGACGGGGGCAACGCACATGTCTGGCACCTGTATGTGCTGCGGGTGCCGGGCGCCGACCGGGACGCGGTGGTGGGCAAGCTCAACGCGAGCGGCATCGGGGCGGGCGTGCACTATCCGCAGCCGGTGCACCTGACGCCCGCGTACGCCCATCTCGGCCATAAACGCGGGGACTTCCCGCACGCGGAACGGGCCGCCGACGAGATCCTGTCGCTGCCCCTCTTCCCGCAGATCACCCACGACCAGCAGCGCAGGGTCGTGGACGCACTGGTGAACGCCCTGGACTGACGTCAGGGCGTGTGTGCCTCTGTCGGGCCGGTCCGCTCCGCATCCCCGAGGACCGGCCCCCAGCGGCCCGCTCCCCCACCCCCGGCCGCTCGGGCCGGGACCTGCACTGCCCGTGAAAGGTACGTACAGCGATGCAGAACCCCATCCGCCGGGCCAGAGGCGCCGTGTTCGCCCTGGCCGCGGCGCTGACCGCGATATTCCTGCCGGCGAGCGGGCAGGCGAGTGCCGTCGCCGACCCGTGCGGCACGGGCAGCAACCCGATCGTCTGCGAGAACTCCAAGCCGGGCACGCCGATGTCCGACTGGTTCGCCGGCAGCTCGTGGGGGGACATCGCCGGTTTCCCCACCAAGGCGAGCCTGCAGGCCGGTGAGACGCTGCAGTTCAAGGTGCAGTCGCCGTCCTCGTTCCATGTGAAGATCTACCGGCTCGGCTGGTACGGCGGCGACGGCGCCCGGCTGGTCTCCACGCCGGCGCAGGCCGCGCAGACCTACCCGGCGACGTACACGAACACCCGGCCGAGCTGCGCGAAGGACGCGCCGACGGGTCTGATGGACTGCGGCAACTGGGCGGCCAACGCGAGCTGGACGGTGCCGGCCGACGCGGTCTCCGGTCTCTATGTCGCCAACTTCGACCAGGCGGACGGCAACGGCCTCATGCCGTACCCCTTCGTGGTGCGCAACGACGCCAGCCACTCCGAGGTCCTCGTGCAGACCTCCGACCAGACCTGGCAGGCGTACAACGACTGGGGCGGCACCAACCTGTACGACGGGCAGGGCCCGGCGCCCGACGGGCGTGCGTACAAGGTGAGTTACAACCGGCCGATGGACATCGGCGGCGAGAACGGCATCTACGGCTCCGAGTACGAGATGATCGCGTGGCTGGAGCGCAACGGCTACGACCTGAGTTACGTCACGGGCCTGGACACCGCCACGCGGGGCGCCCAACTCCTCGCCGGGCACAAGATGTTCATGTCCCACGGGCATGACGAGTACTGGACGCAGGAGCAGTTCACCAACGTCCTCAACGCGCGCAAGGCCGGCCAGCACCAGACCTTCTTCGCGGGCAACGAGATCTTCTGGAAGACCCGTCTCGAACCGAGCATCGACGGCAGCAACACCCCCAACCGGACGCTGGTCTGCTACAAGGAGACCAAGCTCAAGTTCCCGGTGCCGAACGGCGTTCCGGACCCGAGCAATGTGTGGACCGGCACCTGGATGGACCCGGACAGCACCAAGGAGGGCGAGCCGTACCGGCCGCAGAACATCCTCACCGGCTCGATGTTCCAGGTGAACGGCTCCCGCAACGACGCCATCACCGTCCCGGCCGCGTACGGCAAGATGCGCCTGTGGCGCAACACCTCGGTCGCCGGGCTCACCGGCAGCCAGGTCGCGACCTTCCCGGCCGGCACCCTCGGCTACG from Streptomyces fradiae includes:
- a CDS encoding DegT/DnrJ/EryC1/StrS family aminotransferase; this encodes MNHIPLVDLKAAHAEVEAEIRAGFDRVLANTAFIGGEEVAEFEREYAAFGGVAHVVGVANGTDALELALRASGVGAGDEVVLPANTFIATAGAVARTGARPVLVDCAPDTLLIDTAAALAAVGEATRAVVPVHLYGQCADVAALAAGLPERVRIVEDAAQSQGASRAGRTPGSGGIAATSFYPGKNLGAYGDAGAVLTDDPEAAALVRAVANHGGVAKYRHDVPGFNSRLDGLQAVVLRAKLRRLAAGNEARRTAAARYDELLAPLAEAGRVVLPVTDGGNAHVWHLYVLRVPGADRDAVVGKLNASGIGAGVHYPQPVHLTPAYAHLGHKRGDFPHAERAADEILSLPLFPQITHDQQRRVVDALVNALD
- a CDS encoding aminotransferase class I/II-fold pyridoxal phosphate-dependent enzyme, coding for MSDFEGKRILVTGGAGTIGSHVTDLLVEGGAREVVVLDNFVRGRRANLARAMASGRVELVEGDIRDAATVRRVTEGADLVYHLAAIRITQCAEEPRLANEVMVDGTFNVLEAAAAAGVGKVIASSSASVYGLAESFPTTERHHPYNNDTFYGAAKAFNEGMLRSFHAMYGLDYVALRYFNVYGPRMDIHGLYTEVLIRWMERIEAGEPPLILGDGTQTMDFVDVRDIARANILAARPELTDEVFNVASATETSLRELADALLDVMGSDLEPVHGPARAVNGVTRRLADTTLAEERLGFKAEIDLRTGLKDLVDWWRAEKGATATDADRAAARPVKIPVMVPWLGEEEATAAADAVRSGWVAQGPRVAAFEQAFAERVGAAHGVAVSSCTTALHLALVALGLGPGDEVIVPSLSFIATANAVRYVGAAPVFADVDLATGNLTAATVDAVRTARTRAVLVVHQAGVPADVAALRAACEGWGLPLVEDAACAIGSTVDGGSVGRGALLAAWSFHPRKLLTTGEGGMVTTDDAEWAARLRRLREHGMNVSAADRHASGKPVLESYLETGFNYRMTDIQAAVGLAQLEKLDALVARRRELAARYTELLTDLPGLRPVRDPEHGTGNFQSYWVLLDTRFPVGRDELLARLAESGISARRGIMASHLEPAYAGHPAGPLPVTERISRDSLILPLFHTMTEEQQDRVVAALREAAAGR
- a CDS encoding acetyltransferase; protein product: MTARLVIIGAGGFARETAQAARAAGLPLAGHLDDDPALHGAEVDGVPVLGGTGLVPELPDASFVVCVGSPRDYASRARIVARLGLPEERYTTVVHPTAAVSASSVLGPGTVLLAHTVLTAAVTVGRHVAVMPHTVLTHDDVLGDFATLASGVRLGGTVRVGTGAYLGAGAMVREGTAVGAWSLVGMGSVVLADLPPGEVWAGSPAHRLRTAPPPALEQLAAHDTVAAAPPVPARGANR